A genomic segment from Flavobacterium inviolabile encodes:
- the coaD gene encoding pantetheine-phosphate adenylyltransferase, which produces MRKAIFPGSFDPITLGHYDIIKRALPLFDEIIVAIGVNAEKKYMFSLETRQKFIEDAFQNEPKVSVVTYQGLTIDLCQKLNAQFILRGLRNPADFEFEKAIAHTNRKLSHIETVFLLTAASTSYISSSIVRDVIRNGGDYTVLVPDSVKIK; this is translated from the coding sequence ATGAGAAAAGCAATATTTCCCGGTTCATTCGACCCGATCACTCTGGGACATTATGATATTATTAAAAGAGCCCTTCCGCTATTTGATGAAATCATCGTTGCCATTGGGGTCAATGCCGAAAAAAAATACATGTTCTCTTTAGAAACGCGTCAAAAATTCATTGAAGATGCTTTTCAAAACGAACCGAAAGTTTCGGTAGTGACCTATCAGGGATTAACAATTGACCTGTGCCAGAAGTTAAACGCACAGTTTATTCTCCGCGGACTTCGCAATCCGGCGGATTTTGAATTTGAAAAAGCAATTGCCCATACCAACAGAAAGTTATCCCATATTGAAACGGTATTTCTATTAACGGCTGCCAGTACTTCCTATATCAGTTCCAGCATTGTCCGCGATGTTATCCGTAACGGCGGTGATTATACTGTTTTAGTACCGGATTCGGTAAAAATAAAATAA
- a CDS encoding T9SS type A sorting domain-containing protein, which translates to MKKITLLCLFFLMSFAVEAQIVLTHSNSQAINGNTVACGNSTTATSSDNRYYRSFNLNALGVTAAFNLSAIQFGVNSLTGASSYVVTVKAYSTTAAFPAGFPNTGYTLLGQADYTVQTANVGTIVSVPLTATVPANATLIVEVGYAAAATGSGIRIILGSNSAGQTGPSYIASTTCSIITPTDVAAVGTGFPNVHMVINAVGTTLGVNEFASKLVMVYPNPTSGLFTVELPNELEIQKATLVDITGKQFALKTNTGSKIDISGFATGVYLLNLETAEGNLVKKIVKQ; encoded by the coding sequence ATGAAAAAAATTACTCTTTTATGCTTGTTTTTTTTAATGTCTTTTGCAGTTGAGGCGCAAATTGTGCTCACACATTCTAATTCGCAGGCAATCAATGGAAATACAGTAGCTTGTGGTAACAGTACTACGGCAACATCCAGTGACAACAGGTATTACAGAAGTTTTAACCTGAATGCATTGGGGGTTACGGCTGCTTTTAATTTGTCGGCGATCCAGTTTGGCGTTAATTCCCTGACCGGAGCCAGCAGTTATGTAGTGACCGTTAAGGCATACAGTACAACGGCTGCTTTCCCTGCAGGGTTCCCGAATACCGGATATACTTTGTTAGGACAGGCGGATTATACCGTTCAGACTGCAAATGTAGGGACTATTGTTTCCGTTCCGTTAACGGCTACAGTTCCTGCAAATGCAACGTTAATCGTAGAAGTAGGATATGCCGCAGCGGCAACCGGATCCGGTATCCGAATCATTTTAGGATCCAATTCGGCCGGACAAACAGGACCAAGCTATATTGCTTCGACCACCTGTTCGATAATAACGCCAACAGATGTGGCAGCGGTGGGAACCGGTTTTCCAAATGTACACATGGTTATCAATGCAGTAGGAACGACATTGGGTGTTAATGAATTTGCCTCAAAATTAGTAATGGTTTATCCTAATCCGACGTCAGGATTGTTTACAGTAGAGCTGCCAAACGAATTGGAGATCCAGAAAGCAACGCTGGTTGATATCACCGGTAAACAATTTGCTTTAAAAACCAATACAGGAAGCAAAATTGATATTTCCGGTTTTGCAACGGGTGTTTACCTGTTGAATCTGGAAACTGCTGAAGGAAACTTAGTGAAAAAAATCGTGAAACAGTAA